The proteins below come from a single Bombus fervidus isolate BK054 chromosome 15, iyBomFerv1, whole genome shotgun sequence genomic window:
- the LOC139994740 gene encoding pre-mRNA-splicing factor ATP-dependent RNA helicase PRP16-like, with protein sequence MSTSGVISSLDHDDDPDDEGETRVHLLVHNVVPPFLDGRIVFTKQPEPVVPVRDPTSDMALVARKGSALVRAYREQKERKRAQKKHWELAGTHIGNIMGVRDRHKDDKEDPGQETDFKAGQKYARHIRDEVTGEAKYRSIQHQRRSLPVFAVRQELLNVIRENSVVVIVGETGSGKTTQLTQYLHEDGYSRYGIIGCTQPRRVAAMSVAKRVSDEMATALGDKVGYAIRFEDCTSKDTVIKYMTDGILLRESLREGDLDRYSVIIMDEAHERSLSTDVLFGLLREVVARRHDLKLIVTSATMDSSKFSAFFGNAATFQIPGRTFPVEVLHSKNPIEDYVDAAVKQVLQIHLQPRSGDVLVFMPGQEDIEVTCEALKERLAEIESAPPLSILPIYSQLPSDLQAKIFQRSEGGLRKCVVATNIAETSLTVDGIVFVVDSGYCKLKVYNPRIGMDALQVYPVSRANADQRAGRAGRTGPGTCYRLYTRRQYLDELLLTGVPEIQRTNLANTVLLLKSLGVQDLLSFHFMDPPPQDNILNSMYQLWILGALDHTGRLTPLGRQMAEFPLDPPQCQMLIVASQLGCTADILIIVSMLSVPSIFYRPKGREEDSDSAREKFQVPESDHLTYLNVYNQWKTNGYSSSWCNAHFIHAKAMRKVREVRQQLEEILKQQKMEVVSCGTDWDIVRKCICSAYFHQAARLKGIGEYVNCRTGMPCHLHPTSALFGMGFTPDYVVYHELVMTGKEYMQCVTAVDGHWLAELGPMFFSVKETGRSGRAKRRQAMQHLHEMEGQMKEAEEEMKARAQEQLEREQASSRKKEILTPGIREPGTPAPYRKTPRRLGL encoded by the exons ATGTCAACATCTGGTGTCATAAGTTCTTTAGATCATGATGATGATCCTGATGATGAAGGAGAAACCAGAGTACATCTCCTAGTCCATAATGTTGTTCCACCATTTCTGGATGGTCGAATTGTATTCACTAAACAACCAGAGCCTGTTGTACCTGTACGTGATCCTACTTCTGATATGGCACTTGTAGCAAGAAAAGGGTCGGCCTTGGTACGAGCATATCGTGAACAAAAAGAGCGGAAAAGGGCGCAAAAAAAACATTGGGAACTAGCTGGAACTCATATTGGTAATATCATGGGTGTACGTGATAGACACAAAGATGATAAGGAAGATCCAGGTCAAGAAACTGACTTCAAAGCTGGACAAAAATATGCGCGTCATATACGAGATGAAGTTACCGGAGAAGCTAAATACAGGTCCATTCAACACCAGAGGAGGAGTCTTCCAGTATTTGCTGTACGACAAGAACTGTTAAATGTAATTAGAGAAAACAGTGTAGTAGTTATTGTTGGAGAAACTGGCAGTGGAAAAACAACACAATTGACTCAATATCTTCATGAAGACGGTTATAGTCGGTACGGTATAATTGGATGTACACAACCAAGAAGAGTAGCAGCTATGTCTGTGGCAAAAAGAGTTTCTGATGAAATGGCTACTGCTTTAGGAGACAAAGTTGGTTATGCTATTCGTTTTGAGGATTGCACTTCAAAAGATACCGTCATTAAATATATGACTGATGGTATTTTATTAAGAGAAAGCTTAAGGGAAGGAGATTTGGATCGATATAGTGTAATTATCATGGATGAAGCTCATGAAAGATCTTTATCTACTGACGTCTTATTTGGTTTGTTGAGAGAGGTTGTAGCCAGACGACATGATCTGAAATTGATCGTAACATCCGCTACAATGGACTCTAGCAAATTTTCAGCATTTTTTGGAAATGCTGCAACATTCCAAATCCCAGGTCGCACATTTCCAGTTGAAGTATTACACTCCAAGAATCCAATAGAAGACTATGTTGATGCTGCGGTGAAACaagtattacaaattcatttgCAACCTCGTTCAGGCGATGTATTGGTCTTTATGCCCGGTCAGGAAGACATTGAAGTTACTTGCGAGGCTTTGAAAGAACGTTTAGCAGAGATCGAATCTGCTCCTCCACTTTCCATTTTACCTATTTACTCGCAACTGCCCTCGGATTTACAAGctaaaatttttcaacgttcAGAGGGAGGTTTACGAAAATGCGTTGTAGCAACAAATATAGCCGAAACTTCATTGACTGTCGACGGAATTGTATTCGTCGTGGACTCGGGCTATTGCAAGTTGAAAGTTTATAACCCACGAATTGGTATGGATGCCTTACAAGTATATCCAGTGTCCAGAGCAAATGCTGATCAAAGAGCAGGAAGAGCAGGACGTACTGGTCCTGGTACCTGCTACAGATTATACACGCGAAGACAATATTTAGACGAACTACTATTAACTGGAGTTCCAGAAATACAGCGAACCAATCTGGCAAATACTGTATTGTTACTGAAGTCTTTGGGTGTTCAAGATTTATTGAGTTTTCATTTTATGGATCCTCCACCAcaagataatatattaaattctatgTATCAGTTGTGGATTTTAGGTGCATTAGATCATACAGGACGTTTAACGCCTTTGGGACGACAAATGGCAGAATTCCCTTTAGACCCGCCACAATGTCAGATGCTTATTGTTGCTTCTCAACTCGGTTGCACTGCAGATATACTTATCATAGTTTCTATGCTGTCAGTGCCTTCGATATTCTACCGACCCAAAGGTCGCGAAGAAGATTCTGATTCAGCTCGAGAGAAGTTTCAAGTACCAGAGTCTGACCACCTAACATATTTAAATGTGTACAATCAGTGGAAGACGAATGGTTATTCCAGCTCTTGGTGTAACGCACACTTTATTCACGCGAAAGCTATGCGGAAAGTAAGAGAAGTTCGACAACAGCTGGAAGAAATTCTGAAACAACAAAAGATGGAAGTTGTAAGCTGTGGCACGGACTGGGACATTGTACGGAAATGTATTTGTTCGGCATACTTTCACCAAGCAGCTCGTTTGAAAGGTATTGGCGAATACGTGAATTGTCGTACTGGAATGCCATGCCATCTTCATCCGACGTCAGCTTTGTTCGGTATGGGGTTCACGCCAGACTACGTGGTGTATCACGAACTTGTGATGACTGGCAAGGAGTACATGCAATGTGTGACTGCCGTTGATGGTCACTGGCTAGCCGAATTGGGTCCTATGTTTTTTAGCGTAAAGGAAACTGGACGAAGCGGACGAGCAAAAAGACGACAAGCCATGCAACATTTACATGAAATGGAAGGGCAGATGAAAGAAGCggaagaagaaatgaaagctAGAGCGCAAGAACAACTTGAACGTGAACAAGCTTCTAGCAGGAA GAAGGAAATATTGACGCCAGGTATCAGAGAACCGGGTACACCTGCTCCATATCGTAAAACTCCACGTAGATTGGGGTTGTAA
- the LOC141445884 gene encoding pre-mRNA-splicing factor ATP-dependent RNA helicase PRP16-like: MQCVTAVDGHWLVELGPTFFSVKETGRSGRAKRRQAMQHLHEMEGQMKEADEEMKARAQEQLEREQASIRKKEILTPGIREPGTPAPYRKTPNRLGL; this comes from the exons ATGCAATGTGTGACTGCCGTTGATGGCCACTGGCTAGTCGAATTGGGTCCTACGTTTTTTAGCGTAAAGGAAACTGGACGAAGCGGACGAGCAAAAAGACGACAAGCCATGCAACATTTACATGAAATGGAAGGGCAGATGAAAGAAGCGGatgaagaaatgaaagctAGGGCGCAAGAACAACTTGAACGTGAACAAGCTTCTATCAGGAA GAAGGAAATATTGACGCCAGGTATCAGAGAACCGGGTACACCTGCTCCTTATCGTAAAACGCCAAATAGATTGGGGTTGTAA